The window TCTCAGCTTCTCAGCTACTTATGACTAAATCGAGACTTTAAATGTGCCTAAAACGGGTCCTGTTTGTTGCAGAAATAGAAAATACTTTTTCAAACATTCTATTTTGGGTATTAAGTGACAGGCGCTCATTTTTAGACTGCTACATTTAGATTTGTAAAAAGGAGCAGGAGTTTTTGCAGCCTGactcaccttttttttcttaaactcaTTTTGTTAGAGCAACTATTTTGATTGGACATATTTAGCGTTCCATTCATCACTCACAGGACAAACTGCAGCTATTTtactcatttccagctccatgtAGGCTACTCTGTTCTACATTttagcagctttgcatgatgaCTTGTTAGCTTCATAGACAAAACAGGAATAATATTGAATAATATTTATATCCATtattcacaaaaagaaaaatatccatTTATTAAGAACATAATAAATGGTGGCCCctctggtgttggccagaggggccgatggcaacctcgcctctgtcagtctgccccagggcagctgtggctacaaccgtagcttgcctccaccagtgtatgaatgtgagcgtgaatgaataatggcattgtaaagcgctttgggtgccttgaaaagcgctatataaatccaatccattattattattattagtattatcattattataaagaacatttaattattttgtaatCATCCTGCCTGAATTGCTTAACAAACATCTGTAaagcatttttctttcatttgcttATCAGCAGCAGTTGGCCCTGGTAGTCCAGGAGCACAGCAGTCATCTGGCTATGCTTTACttatgaaagaaagagaaaacaaggagCCTTTTGTGCACAAATAGACTGTGTTTCTGGTACAGGCTGGGCTGTGTTGCACCCTTTCAGTTCATCCTAAAGCTGCCGTTTTAGGTCATCTCCCTTTAAGACTAGCTTTCCTTTTTCCCCGtgtctgattggctgctttTCACAAACAGAAAGTTGGAATTGCAGGTTCACGTGGGATAAAATGATGCTTTAGGTGTTTGGATGTCTTTGAATCAGTCCACCACACGTTTGGGTACTGAAACATTTTTCATCATCCTTATGCTGCCATTTGActattttgtttgtatttctggTAGATTATTGATGATATAGTATTCTAAATATATCAGTTGTTGTTAAAGTTGTATTACTATCCTCTGCCTAGACTCGCTCACTGATCACCGACTCTGCTGCAAATAAGTTGCTGATCCTGAGCGGCCAGAGCTCTGAGCAAGGCGGTGACATCCAACTGCAAAGTGGAGCCTTCACCTGGCAACATTTCTCCGACATCATCTCCAACCCTGAAGTGAATACTTTATttcagtgtatgtgtgtataggTCAACGTGGAActataaaaatgattttgggtCATGTTTCCCTCTTCCTGTGTTTGATTGAAGGTGACTGAAGTCCTGTCCAGGGCCTCTTCTGAGCAACCGTTGAAGCTTACCGTTTCCTGTCAGGGAGAAGGGGGCTGGAGCTCCCTGGGCCAAAGCCAGGAGCAGCAGTCACTCCTAAATCTTCTGGAATACCGCCTGAACCCCGAACCCCACCTCCCCAACATGGACGGAGTCACAGAGTTTACAGAGTATGTTGCAGAGACAGTGGATGTGCCGTCACCCTTTGACCTTCTGGAGCCCCCAACCTCCGGTGGGTTTCTGAAGCTGTCCAAACCCTGCTGCTACATCTTCCCTGGAGGCAGGGGAGACTCTGCTCTGTTTGCCGTCAATGGATTCAACATCCTGGTGGATGGTGGGTCTGAGCGGAAGTCCTGCTTCTGGAAGCTGGTTCGGCACCTGGACAGGATCGACTCTGTCCTGCTTACCCATATTGGCGCAGATAACCTCCCTGGCATCAATGGGCTGTTCCAGCGAAAGATTGCTgagcaggaggaagagaggaaccAAGACTCTGGCTCCAGCAGCAGCGGTGACTGGATGAAGAACCTTATTTCCCCCGAGCTCGGGATTGTGTTTTTCAATGTCCCGGAGAAGCTGCGGATGCCCGAGTCCACCCTTAAGGTAAAGCGAAGCATTGAGGAAGCATCTCTGACACTGCAGTACCTCAACAAGCTTGGCATCACACCAGAGCCTCTTCATAGGGTAGTAAGCAACACGACTGAACCTATCACACTGTTCCACAAGCTTGGTGTGGGAAAGTTAGACATGTATGTTCTAAACCCtgtaaaagaaagcaaagagaTGCAGTTTCTAATGCAGAAATGGGCCGGAAACAGCAAGGCCAAGACAGGGATCATGATGCCGAACGGAAAAGAAGGAGAAATATCGGTCCCCTATTTAACGTCAGTCACAGCTCTCATCGTGTGGATTCCTCATCGTCCGACAGAAAAGATAGTCCGTGTGCTTTTCCCAGGAAATGCACCACAGAATAAAATATTTGAAGGCCTAGAGAAACTAAAGCACCTGGACTTTCTGCGATACCCAGTGGCTACACAAAAAGACATATCATCCGGCGCACCACCTCCCAtcataaaacaaaccaaaataagATCAAGAACTGATAGCAAAGAGAGTCTGAAATCTTCGCCCAAACCACATTTGAAAACAACTAAGAAAGAAGCCAGTGGACCGGAGGAAGAGTCAAAGAGCGATACCGGCAAAGAAAATAAGGCTGAAAAGAAGGAAGAGAAGAAACCCAAAAGTGAAAGTCTAAAAGCCACCaagcaacagaaaaacagtgaaGTAGCCCCTGGAGTTaagaagatggaaaaaaagaaaatatcaaagGAGAAAGCTGCCAAGCAAGAGAAAGCATCAAAGATGGAtgagaaaaaagacaaagagaaaaaagaaatgaagaaagagAAACGCGAGGTAAAGAAAGACGAGAACATACgaaaggaggagaagaaagaaagcaaagccAAGGAGGACAAAAAGAAAGATCCAAGTAAACCTGAACtgagaaaaatcacaaaaccaGACCTGAAACCTTTAACCCCTGAGGTGAGGAAAACTTTGCACAAGGCCAAGACTCAGACTAAACCTAAAAGCGACAAAAATAAAGCAGTGAAGGAGGAAGCGAATGAGAAAAAACCAGTTTCAAAGAATGTGCCTGAAGAGGTTGAGGCAGCAGCTCTGGCTGACAGGTCCATTGTGTCCTCACCCGAAGACCTCACTGAGGACTTTGAGGCATTGAAACAAGAGGAGCTGTCCAAACACAAGACAGAACTAATCCAGAACGATGTCATGCCTGAGCTAACAGTGCTCTCTGACGCTAAAGTTTCTTCCTTAGTTTTCCCTGAGGAAAAGGTCACAGCCTCAACCACTGAGACAAAGTCTGCTTCGCCCAAATCTCCAGTCAAACAGGAAGAACAGGTGGTGGCGGCTACTCAAAAGAAGAACGACGGCAATGATGGTCCCAATAAAAAGTACGAAGaggagaaaatggaaaaatatgatAAATACTCCATAAAAGATGATGTAAAAGATAGATCGAAGAAGAGCGAgagctcagaggaagagggcgatGTAATCGAGAAAGCTGAACTTGAAGGGACAGAAGACGATGAGGTCCTGAAGTATAAAACCGAGGaggtgaaaaaggaaaaagcaaaGGAGTGGGACACCAAGCCATCGGAGCAAAAACCTTTACCAACTGCACAGGCAATAACAGCCTCTGCCTCAGAGCAGTTCTCTTTTATCCAAGATGAAACCATACCCGGATACTCTGAGACTGAACAGACCATCTCTGATGAGGAGATCCACGAGGATACCGAGGACAGGATTCCACAGCTGCGCTATGATGTGGGCTCTTATGACATCTCTGTTCCTGACGTTCCCGGCACCTTTGATTCGATGCATGGTATAAAGGAGCTGAAGAGCTCCGCTATATCTGACGTTGCCGATGTCAAACACAAAGCCTTTATGGGAGGTCCCGAACCAGAGCTTGCGCCTTACCCCACCATCATTGCTGCTCCTCTTGCTGAAGAGGAGCACATCTCCTCAGCCACATCCATCACAGAATATGACAAACTGTCATCCTTTGCCACATCTGTAGCTGAAGACCAGTCCGTTGCCTCCGTGACAGCGCCCCAGACTGAGGAGGCTGGGCGGAACTCTCTCATGCTGGATACCATCAACAGCATCCCCTCACGTGCAGAGGCTGCCCAAGGGAAGGACTATCTCCACTCAGCAGGAACCATCTCACCCACCTCCTCTCTAGAGGATGACAAGTGTTTTAAGTCTCCTTCCTCTGATGAGTACCAGCCCCACATCCCTGAGATTGAGGGTGAGGGGAATGTCCCATCAGTCcaggatgaagaagatgatgatgaggacGAGGATGAAGACCAGACCCCAAACGTTGACATCCCTCTTGGTAAACTTCAAGAGGGCTACGAACATGCAGCCTCTATGATGCTCCAGGAGAAGGAGAAATCGCCCTCGTCCACTTTTTCTCCTTCTCCATTCTCCACTACACAGTACTCACCCTCACAGTCTATCAAAGAAAACCTCTTCACTGCAGAGGGATTTAAGACTGGTGTTGAAATAAAGCCTGTATCACCCCCTCCTTCATCATTCTCCCCAGGGCTAGAGTCCCACTCCAGGCAGGAGAGTGAGGAAAGATGCCTCAGTCCGGACGATAGCACCATGAAACTTGCATCGCCCACACAGTCTGTGCCTACCAGCAGCGGCTACTCTCCGACAGAGGAGAAGCCCTTTAGGACAGAAGACAGAGACGAGGCAGTGACCAGCACGaaagctgacatccagaaaacagagaaatcaGTCACCATCTCAGACAATACCTCCTTCATTGGTGTGTCAGGTGACAAGACCATGTTTGAAGCATCTGAAGAAtctgatgacgatgatgatgacgattaTTATGCCAAAAAGGATCTACAGCCTACAGTTAAGGCAAAGCTTATGGAGGCCAAAGAGGGTTGCTTCTTGGATGATGACTTTAGCTTTGAAGCAAAATCTGCAGGAACTCAAAAGGAAGTTGTGAGCTCAGGCAAAACGAATGTGGCCTTTAGCACAGAGGAGAAACCCAAACCTCACGTGACGTATTCGGACAAAGATGAAAAAGATGATGACTTTCCAGTTAGGGTAGGGTCTCAGCCCGTTTTGAGTGATCGTGCCGAAGCTGACATTACAAAAGACAGCGCAGAAAAAACAGACATCATTATTAAAGAGCCTGAGAAAAGTGTTCAGTTCAATCTGTATGAGTTTCCCGAGAAGGAGGGTAAAGTAAAGGCCTCGTATGTAAGACAAGACACTCCCTATGTGCACGGCAAAACGTTCTCTTATAGTGACATTTACGACAGCAAGACAAGCTCAATTGACTCTGACTCATTTCGCCAGGAGTCCTTAGAGGTCCTTAAAGTGGAGAAAGACGTAGCAAAGGACAGCGTGGATCTGCTGAAACATGAGCCGCCCTTCACAGTCAGGGATAAGATGTCAGAAAACGAGGGATTTGCTGTTTCTTATGGAAAAGAGTCCTCATCGTGGCTAGACTCCAAGAGCACTCCAGCTACGGCTCAATTTGAGAAAGAGGTGAAAGAAAAGGAGACATTCGAACACAGTGAAAGTAGTCGATTCCCTTCAGTGGCTGACAGACCCGAGGCATGGACCACTTCtttgtcatcagaaaaagacgTCAGAGTCCCGACTGATAGCACCGAGGCCTCAGCGTTGGGTGTAGACAAGCTAGCTGCCTCGGCCTACAACGAGAAAGGTGCGTGCTTGGAGATTGATATGCGAAAGCTAACGGCAAGAGACGAGGAGGACTATGATGATGATATTGTTGATGACGAcgaagaagaggaagatgatgaagaggaggaggaagaggatgaaggTGCTGTTGATTCTGATATGGAGAAAGGTGCCAAAGAGAAATCTGAAAAGGAAGTGAAAAGTCCAGTCAGTGAAACGCTTGGCCAAGACAAGCCTGAGTTCATGGTTTCTATGGCTGGATATGGTTACAGCGGTCAGGGGAAGCCGGTTATTACAGAAAGCAGCTCTAGCTCCCTCGCAACGGTCGAAGATAAAGCCAAGACCGACTCGTCATCGGTAAGTGGAAAACCACTGGATTTAGGAGCTGCAGGTTTCTCTAGCTACTCATCGGGATTTGAATACAGCAGCGGAAGTGACGAGAAGGAGTCATTTGTGTCCAGTCAAAGCTCAGACAAAGCAAGAGACAACTTCACCTTGAAATCAACAGACGGCAACTATTACCAGAACGACAGAGCCGATTCTGATTTTGAGAAACAAAAGACACCAGATCTTCTAAGTAAGAGATCGCTGGACACAAGCTTCCAGTACACCACAACCACCGCTGCCCCTGGGTTCTCCTCCTCTTCGGCGTACAGCTACTCCTCCTCCACCTCGGGGTCTCTGTCCACCAGCCGTCAGTTCGGAGAGGAGTTGGAGACACCTGCCTCAGCCGAGCCTCTCTTTGAGTACTCCTCCTTCAAAGATGAACACTCACCCGTTACGGATTCTCCATTCTCCAGCTCTGCTGTCGCAAAAGATGACTATTTAGAAGTGACTGAGAAAGAAATTACGGCTACGAGCACAGCTGAGACTACCTCCGGTTTGGCCCGCTTCTCACCTTTCAGTCCTTTTGAAGAGGTTAAATCCTTCCCCTCCCTCTCGTCCAGTACCCTTACTGATGACAAGAAGGAGCACACGACTTCATTAGGTTCATTAGGTGGACTAACAGATAAAGTCTCTCAGCCCGAGTGTTTCTCTAAGCCTGAGTGGTCTGAAGGGTCCCAGCTGGACACAGCTGTTGGATTTGGGGCCACAGCAGCGTTGCCATTCTCTCAACTTTCAGATTTCTCCAAGGACAAGGAGGCAGCTAGTGCTGCTCTGTTTGGCGTCACGTCCTCGCCTCGGCCAGACATAGAAGGCAAACATTACTTTGAGGAGACCGAAAGCAGCGAAGAAGAGGACGAGGAAGCGTATATGCGTGAGATGACTCGGAGGTCTCCTTCTAGTGGCCTGGCTAGTAGCCTTTTATTTTCTGACAAGCCTGTTGCTCCACCCATCGCTGAAAAGCCAGGAGATGTGCTTCCAGATGTTCTTGGCTCCTACACTCCCTCAACGCTTCAGACCAGCAAGCCAGACACAGTGAACGGGCCCACGGAGGTCAGCACGAGTTCCATGCTCCCACCTGCAGCAGCAGTAACTGGTGCAGCTTTAGGCTCAGCCAAGCTGGTGTCACATGAGGGAGCGGCAGGTTATGTAAGGAGCTCCTATGAGTGGGAAATCCCAAAATCCCAGATGGGAATGGTGCCAGGAGACTCCCCCCCTCATTACCGCCACGATGATGAGTTTGAAGAGGAGTGCGAGATGGAGCCAGAGCATCCTGCCCGCCCGCTCTCACTCTCCTCAACTGATCAGCCGTTCCGTTCACCGTTCTACGGGGAGGAGTGCAGCCGGGGAGGGCATGACGACGAGGATGACTATGACGACAGCGATCGGGATGCACCCATAGGAGCCACCTCCTCTTATACCAGCCGCTCCTCTCCAGGATATTCATCTTCTGAGTACAGGCAACGCAAAGAAGACCTCTCACCTTCCTTCATCAACCCCTGCATGCGGCAACTCTCCAGCGACGAGGACGATGAGGAGCAAGGCCGCAGAAGTGATCAGTCGCAGGAGGGTGACGAGCACGACCTCTCAGTCAAGAGAAGGGCTCACAAGCACGCCCATCAAAACCAATCCCACAGCAGGGACAGCAGTTCTCTGCACCAAACTGGCGGGATGTCAGCAGGATTAGGCTTGGCCACAGAGGACACTCCACCCACCTCGGTCAGCGAGTCTCTGGCCTCCCAGTCAGATTCTGATGCACCCCCGGGCACTGAAGAATACCCTTCAGCTACTGGTGAAGGCAACATGGACTCAGATGAGGATGCTGACTACATGCCAGT is drawn from Oreochromis aureus strain Israel breed Guangdong linkage group 1, ZZ_aureus, whole genome shotgun sequence and contains these coding sequences:
- the map1aa gene encoding microtubule-associated protein 1A isoform X1, which gives rise to MMGQRILQYQSDVLQTVVLVNPSEETAVSETRSLITDSAANKLLILSGQSSEQGGDIQLQSGAFTWQHFSDIISNPEVTEVLSRASSEQPLKLTVSCQGEGGWSSLGQSQEQQSLLNLLEYRLNPEPHLPNMDGVTEFTEYVAETVDVPSPFDLLEPPTSGGFLKLSKPCCYIFPGGRGDSALFAVNGFNILVDGGSERKSCFWKLVRHLDRIDSVLLTHIGADNLPGINGLFQRKIAEQEEERNQDSGSSSSGDWMKNLISPELGIVFFNVPEKLRMPESTLKVKRSIEEASLTLQYLNKLGITPEPLHRVVSNTTEPITLFHKLGVGKLDMYVLNPVKESKEMQFLMQKWAGNSKAKTGIMMPNGKEGEISVPYLTSVTALIVWIPHRPTEKIVRVLFPGNAPQNKIFEGLEKLKHLDFLRYPVATQKDISSGAPPPIIKQTKIRSRTDSKESLKSSPKPHLKTTKKEASGPEEESKSDTGKENKAEKKEEKKPKSESLKATKQQKNSEVAPGVKKMEKKKISKEKAAKQEKASKMDEKKDKEKKEMKKEKREVKKDENIRKEEKKESKAKEDKKKDPSKPELRKITKPDLKPLTPEVRKTLHKAKTQTKPKSDKNKAVKEEANEKKPVSKNVPEEVEAAALADRSIVSSPEDLTEDFEALKQEELSKHKTELIQNDVMPELTVLSDAKVSSLVFPEEKVTASTTETKSASPKSPVKQEEQVVAATQKKNDGNDGPNKKYEEEKMEKYDKYSIKDDVKDRSKKSESSEEEGDVIEKAELEGTEDDEVLKYKTEEVKKEKAKEWDTKPSEQKPLPTAQAITASASEQFSFIQDETIPGYSETEQTISDEEIHEDTEDRIPQLRYDVGSYDISVPDVPGTFDSMHGIKELKSSAISDVADVKHKAFMGGPEPELAPYPTIIAAPLAEEEHISSATSITEYDKLSSFATSVAEDQSVASVTAPQTEEAGRNSLMLDTINSIPSRAEAAQGKDYLHSAGTISPTSSLEDDKCFKSPSSDEYQPHIPEIEGEGNVPSVQDEEDDDEDEDEDQTPNVDIPLGKLQEGYEHAASMMLQEKEKSPSSTFSPSPFSTTQYSPSQSIKENLFTAEGFKTGVEIKPVSPPPSSFSPGLESHSRQESEERCLSPDDSTMKLASPTQSVPTSSGYSPTEEKPFRTEDRDEAVTSTKADIQKTEKSVTISDNTSFIGVSGDKTMFEASEESDDDDDDDYYAKKDLQPTVKAKLMEAKEGCFLDDDFSFEAKSAGTQKEVVSSGKTNVAFSTEEKPKPHVTYSDKDEKDDDFPVRVGSQPVLSDRAEADITKDSAEKTDIIIKEPEKSVQFNLYEFPEKEGKVKASYVRQDTPYVHGKTFSYSDIYDSKTSSIDSDSFRQESLEVLKVEKDVAKDSVDLLKHEPPFTVRDKMSENEGFAVSYGKESSSWLDSKSTPATAQFEKEVKEKETFEHSESSRFPSVADRPEAWTTSLSSEKDVRVPTDSTEASALGVDKLAASAYNEKGACLEIDMRKLTARDEEDYDDDIVDDDEEEEDDEEEEEEDEGAVDSDMEKGAKEKSEKEVKSPVSETLGQDKPEFMVSMAGYGYSGQGKPVITESSSSSLATVEDKAKTDSSSVSGKPLDLGAAGFSSYSSGFEYSSGSDEKESFVSSQSSDKARDNFTLKSTDGNYYQNDRADSDFEKQKTPDLLSKRSLDTSFQYTTTTAAPGFSSSSAYSYSSSTSGSLSTSRQFGEELETPASAEPLFEYSSFKDEHSPVTDSPFSSSAVAKDDYLEVTEKEITATSTAETTSGLARFSPFSPFEEVKSFPSLSSSTLTDDKKEHTTSLGSLGGLTDKVSQPECFSKPEWSEGSQLDTAVGFGATAALPFSQLSDFSKDKEAASAALFGVTSSPRPDIEGKHYFEETESSEEEDEEAYMREMTRRSPSSGLASSLLFSDKPVAPPIAEKPGDVLPDVLGSYTPSTLQTSKPDTVNGPTEVSTSSMLPPAAAVTGAALGSAKLVSHEGAAGYVRSSYEWEIPKSQMGMVPGDSPPHYRHDDEFEEECEMEPEHPARPLSLSSTDQPFRSPFYGEECSRGGHDDEDDYDDSDRDAPIGATSSYTSRSSPGYSSSEYRQRKEDLSPSFINPCMRQLSSDEDDEEQGRRSDQSQEGDEHDLSVKRRAHKHAHQNQSHSRDSSSLHQTGGMSAGLGLATEDTPPTSVSESLASQSDSDAPPGTEEYPSATGEGNMDSDEDADYMPVDKAALGGGSHHFTSRRNHDPPPAPLMDPSPHPPRPDVCMVDPDSLDNGSLKKEPKTKSLKKTAGKTKSGSPARRKRSPMPVKQTQSPRSASLKKKEADKSSRMSRLSDGQGSKDDDLSRSSYNPGKGLTNGVKSSSGSQKSGSVAAPGQPIYVDLTYIPNHCSAKNVDQEFFKRIRSAYYVVSGNDAASGEPSRGVLDALLDGKAQWGSNLQVTLIPTHDTEVTREWYQQTHERQQELNIMVLASSSTVVMQDESFPACKIEF
- the map1aa gene encoding microtubule-associated protein 1A isoform X2, whose translation is MDGVTEFTEYVAETVDVPSPFDLLEPPTSGGFLKLSKPCCYIFPGGRGDSALFAVNGFNILVDGGSERKSCFWKLVRHLDRIDSVLLTHIGADNLPGINGLFQRKIAEQEEERNQDSGSSSSGDWMKNLISPELGIVFFNVPEKLRMPESTLKVKRSIEEASLTLQYLNKLGITPEPLHRVVSNTTEPITLFHKLGVGKLDMYVLNPVKESKEMQFLMQKWAGNSKAKTGIMMPNGKEGEISVPYLTSVTALIVWIPHRPTEKIVRVLFPGNAPQNKIFEGLEKLKHLDFLRYPVATQKDISSGAPPPIIKQTKIRSRTDSKESLKSSPKPHLKTTKKEASGPEEESKSDTGKENKAEKKEEKKPKSESLKATKQQKNSEVAPGVKKMEKKKISKEKAAKQEKASKMDEKKDKEKKEMKKEKREVKKDENIRKEEKKESKAKEDKKKDPSKPELRKITKPDLKPLTPEVRKTLHKAKTQTKPKSDKNKAVKEEANEKKPVSKNVPEEVEAAALADRSIVSSPEDLTEDFEALKQEELSKHKTELIQNDVMPELTVLSDAKVSSLVFPEEKVTASTTETKSASPKSPVKQEEQVVAATQKKNDGNDGPNKKYEEEKMEKYDKYSIKDDVKDRSKKSESSEEEGDVIEKAELEGTEDDEVLKYKTEEVKKEKAKEWDTKPSEQKPLPTAQAITASASEQFSFIQDETIPGYSETEQTISDEEIHEDTEDRIPQLRYDVGSYDISVPDVPGTFDSMHGIKELKSSAISDVADVKHKAFMGGPEPELAPYPTIIAAPLAEEEHISSATSITEYDKLSSFATSVAEDQSVASVTAPQTEEAGRNSLMLDTINSIPSRAEAAQGKDYLHSAGTISPTSSLEDDKCFKSPSSDEYQPHIPEIEGEGNVPSVQDEEDDDEDEDEDQTPNVDIPLGKLQEGYEHAASMMLQEKEKSPSSTFSPSPFSTTQYSPSQSIKENLFTAEGFKTGVEIKPVSPPPSSFSPGLESHSRQESEERCLSPDDSTMKLASPTQSVPTSSGYSPTEEKPFRTEDRDEAVTSTKADIQKTEKSVTISDNTSFIGVSGDKTMFEASEESDDDDDDDYYAKKDLQPTVKAKLMEAKEGCFLDDDFSFEAKSAGTQKEVVSSGKTNVAFSTEEKPKPHVTYSDKDEKDDDFPVRVGSQPVLSDRAEADITKDSAEKTDIIIKEPEKSVQFNLYEFPEKEGKVKASYVRQDTPYVHGKTFSYSDIYDSKTSSIDSDSFRQESLEVLKVEKDVAKDSVDLLKHEPPFTVRDKMSENEGFAVSYGKESSSWLDSKSTPATAQFEKEVKEKETFEHSESSRFPSVADRPEAWTTSLSSEKDVRVPTDSTEASALGVDKLAASAYNEKGACLEIDMRKLTARDEEDYDDDIVDDDEEEEDDEEEEEEDEGAVDSDMEKGAKEKSEKEVKSPVSETLGQDKPEFMVSMAGYGYSGQGKPVITESSSSSLATVEDKAKTDSSSVSGKPLDLGAAGFSSYSSGFEYSSGSDEKESFVSSQSSDKARDNFTLKSTDGNYYQNDRADSDFEKQKTPDLLSKRSLDTSFQYTTTTAAPGFSSSSAYSYSSSTSGSLSTSRQFGEELETPASAEPLFEYSSFKDEHSPVTDSPFSSSAVAKDDYLEVTEKEITATSTAETTSGLARFSPFSPFEEVKSFPSLSSSTLTDDKKEHTTSLGSLGGLTDKVSQPECFSKPEWSEGSQLDTAVGFGATAALPFSQLSDFSKDKEAASAALFGVTSSPRPDIEGKHYFEETESSEEEDEEAYMREMTRRSPSSGLASSLLFSDKPVAPPIAEKPGDVLPDVLGSYTPSTLQTSKPDTVNGPTEVSTSSMLPPAAAVTGAALGSAKLVSHEGAAGYVRSSYEWEIPKSQMGMVPGDSPPHYRHDDEFEEECEMEPEHPARPLSLSSTDQPFRSPFYGEECSRGGHDDEDDYDDSDRDAPIGATSSYTSRSSPGYSSSEYRQRKEDLSPSFINPCMRQLSSDEDDEEQGRRSDQSQEGDEHDLSVKRRAHKHAHQNQSHSRDSSSLHQTGGMSAGLGLATEDTPPTSVSESLASQSDSDAPPGTEEYPSATGEGNMDSDEDADYMPVDKAALGGGSHHFTSRRNHDPPPAPLMDPSPHPPRPDVCMVDPDSLDNGSLKKEPKTKSLKKTAGKTKSGSPARRKRSPMPVKQTQSPRSASLKKKEADKSSRMSRLSDGQGSKDDDLSRSSYNPGKGLTNGVKSSSGSQKSGSVAAPGQPIYVDLTYIPNHCSAKNVDQEFFKRIRSAYYVVSGNDAASGEPSRGVLDALLDGKAQWGSNLQVTLIPTHDTEVTREWYQQTHERQQELNIMVLASSSTVVMQDESFPACKIEF